The genomic interval GATGATCATCGCCTGGGTGGGTAGCCCGCGCGAGTGGGGGAAGCCGGGGGTGCCCATGGCGATGTCGGCGAGTTCGCCGAGGGCGTCGTGGAGGCGTTGGGGGTAGCTGCGGCGCTGATCCTCGGGCACGTCGTCACCGTCGGGACCGGTGAGGGGCTCGAGGGCGGACTGCAGCTGGTTGGCGACCTCGGGCGTGAACAGCCCTTCGCCGTGGATCATCCCGTCGCGGCGCTCGACGAACCGGAACCGGCGGCGGGCGAGCTGGTCCTGGGCGGTGCTCTGCCCGCGGTCCTTGGACTGCTGCATCGCGCGTCGGCGGGCGAGCCGGGCGGTCTGCTCGGGGGTGTGCTCGCGCGCGTAGGCGACCAGCTCGTCGACCAGCGCGTCGGCCTGCTCGTCCTCGACGGTGCCCGCGGCGCGGCCGATGACGCGGACGTGGTCGGGGGAGATCTCGCCCGCCTCGGCCGCCTCGGCGACCGGCTCGTGAGCCTCGACCGTCTTGGCGACGGCGGCGTCCTTGGCGGCCACGTCACCGTCGACCCCCAGCTGGCCGCTCAGCCACTTGCTGTGGCGCTCGGCCCCGCTGGAGTTGCGGGTCTCGCTCGCGGCGATCCAGCGTGCCCGGACGGTCCCCAGGACGTTGGTGGCGCGTTGGATGCGCTTGAGCCCCTCGGGCAGCTCGTCGGGGTGGATCAGCAGCGGATCGGTCGTGGCCAGCGCTGCGAGCTGACGATCGAGCGCGTCGAGGTCCGGCACCGGTGTGGCGGTGTCGGAGGCGGGGCCGTAGGCCCGCATCGTGTCGGCGCTTCCCATCCCGGTCGCAGTCTCCCAGCGCGATAGAACAAAAGTACCGAACATCTATTTGTCCGTCAAGCACTTCGCCCGAGAAGTTGTGGAACGTGCGAACAGCGCGCTACGAATGCGCCATGACGAACGCGGATGTGGAGTCCTGGCTGGAGCGATACCTGGTGGCGTGGGAGACCAACGACCCTGACGACATCCGCGGCTTGTTCACCGAGGACGCGCGCTACTTCACCGCCCCGTTCCGCGAGCCGTGGATCGGACACGATGGCATCGTCGAGGGCTGGCTGAGCCGCCCAGAGGACCCGGCCACATGGAGCTTCACCTCAGAGGTCGTCGGCCTGATCGGTGACCTCGCCGTCGTTCGTGGCCGCACCACCTACGCGACCGGCCCTGACTACAGCAACCTCTGGCTCATCGAGCTCGCCGCTGATGGTCGCTGCGCCGTCTTCACCGAGTGGTGGATGTCGATCGAGTGACGTTGCTCGGCCGAGGTTCCGGCCACCGGATCCTGCCGGAGGGGCGGTCGCCGGCGGTTCGGGTCGCGGCAGCTCAGGCGGCGCGTCGGAAGCGTCGCCGGTAGGCGGTGGGGCTGACGCCGACGGCCTCACGCAGGCGCATGCGGAGGTTGGCGGCGGTGCCGAGCCCGCTGCGTGCCGCGACGGCGTCGACGGTCAGGTCGGTGGTCTCGAGCAGCTGACGGGCCCGGGCGACGCGCTGGGAGGTGAGCCACTGGTGGGGGGTGGTCCCGGTGGCCTCGGAGAACCTCCGGGCGAAGGTGCGTTCGCTCATGGCCGCACGGGTCGCCATGTCGGCGACCTCGAGCGGTTCGTGGAGGTGCTCGACGATCCAATCCAGCAGTTCCCCGAACGGGGTTCCGCCAGGCGGGACGGGGGGCACGATCGTGTACTGCGCCTGTCCGCCGTCGCGATGCGGCGGGACGACCGTGCGACGCGCCACCAGGTCGGCCGCGTCCGCCCCGTAGTCGGTCCGCACGATGTGCAGGGCCAGGTCCAGTCCCGCTGCCGAGCCCGCGGACGTGAGCACGTCGCCCTCGTCCACGTACAGCACGTCGGGTACCACCTCGACCCGGGGGTAGCGGGTCCGGAACGCGTCGATGTACATCCAGTGGGTGGTGGCGCGGCGCCCGTCGAGCAGCCCGGCCTCGGCGAGAAGGAACGCCCCCGAGCAGAACGACACCATCCGCGCGCCGTTGCTCGCGGCCTGACGCAGCGCGTCGAGGACCGCGTCGTCCGGCAGCGCGGGCACGCGCCAGCCGCACTCCATGGACTCCGCCTCGGGGGTCTTGATCCCCATCGGCACGATGACGGTGTCCGCCGTGACGAGATCGTCGAGCCCTCGCTCGATCCGCAGCGAGAACCCGAAGTCGGTGGGCACCGTCGCTCCGGCCTCGGCGGCGCACACGCGCAGCTCGTACCAGCGGGGCTCGGGCATCGGCGCCAGGACCTCCCCCCGGCGGATGCCGAAGACCTCGCAGGCGATGGAGAACTCGAACGGGTTCATGTGAGGCAGGAACAGCACTGCCACGCTCGGCTCGTCGGTGATCGGACGGCGGCCGGCCGCGACCAGATCAGGGTCGAAGCGACCGACACGATCGCCATCCAGGGCGGTGGCAGGAAACTTTCTCATGTTGTCTATCCTGCCACTCGTGGGCGCGCGCGTCAACCGTCACGATGGGGGCTGACACGTAGGAGGATCTCGATGTCCCGCAAGCCACACCCCCTCGACACGCCGGACTTCGCACTGCTGGACCGGCTCGTCCACCGCCTGGGCGCCGACGGTCACGTCAGCGACGACGTCCGACGCGCCGTCGATTTGCTGACCGCAGCCGCGGCTCCTGAGCGTGCCGACCGGCTGGCCGTGCGACCCGGCGAGCCCCCCGCGATCGTCGAGCGCCTGGCGGTGTGGGCGCTCGCCCGCACCACCGACGCGGCCGTCGCCACCGCCACGGGGTTGCTCGACGACGCGATGCGCGAGCCGGTGACGGCGTCGGAGGACGATCGCGTGCTCTTGGGGTCGGCAGCTCA from Actinomycetota bacterium carries:
- a CDS encoding helix-turn-helix domain-containing protein gives rise to the protein MRKFPATALDGDRVGRFDPDLVAAGRRPITDEPSVAVLFLPHMNPFEFSIACEVFGIRRGEVLAPMPEPRWYELRVCAAEAGATVPTDFGFSLRIERGLDDLVTADTVIVPMGIKTPEAESMECGWRVPALPDDAVLDALRQAASNGARMVSFCSGAFLLAEAGLLDGRRATTHWMYIDAFRTRYPRVEVVPDVLYVDEGDVLTSAGSAAGLDLALHIVRTDYGADAADLVARRTVVPPHRDGGQAQYTIVPPVPPGGTPFGELLDWIVEHLHEPLEVADMATRAAMSERTFARRFSEATGTTPHQWLTSQRVARARQLLETTDLTVDAVAARSGLGTAANLRMRLREAVGVSPTAYRRRFRRAA
- a CDS encoding nuclear transport factor 2 family protein: MTNADVESWLERYLVAWETNDPDDIRGLFTEDARYFTAPFREPWIGHDGIVEGWLSRPEDPATWSFTSEVVGLIGDLAVVRGRTTYATGPDYSNLWLIELAADGRCAVFTEWWMSIE
- a CDS encoding 13E12 repeat family protein, giving the protein MGSADTMRAYGPASDTATPVPDLDALDRQLAALATTDPLLIHPDELPEGLKRIQRATNVLGTVRARWIAASETRNSSGAERHSKWLSGQLGVDGDVAAKDAAVAKTVEAHEPVAEAAEAGEISPDHVRVIGRAAGTVEDEQADALVDELVAYAREHTPEQTARLARRRAMQQSKDRGQSTAQDQLARRRFRFVERRDGMIHGEGLFTPEVANQLQSALEPLTGPDGDDVPEDQRRSYPQRLHDALGELADIAMGTPGFPHSRGLPTQAMII